From the Candidatus Hydrogenedens sp. genome, the window CAAAGAAAGTGATAGAGGTTGTACAAAGTCCGTCTGTTATTAACTTAATTCCCTATGAAGAAGCATATCCAGAGGGATACGAAGATATGAGGCATCGCGTTCCATGCTTAAATCGAATTCGGCAAGCCATCGGATATGAACCAAAAACACCGTTAGAAACCATTATTTCAATAGTAGCAGAATACCTTCGTAAAAAAGTAAAATAATCCATTCGTATTTCAATTATTTCTTATTTATCGTTTTATTTAGCAGGTATTGTTCATAAATATTTTTTACTCATAATAAAGTTCATTTATAATCATTAACCCTATAATATTAAGTCGATTTTTATCTTTGTTAGATTGAGTTCAAGATGAATAAACAAAAAGTTTTTATTAAGACGTTCGGTTGTCAGATGAATGAACATGATAGTGCAAGGATAGTTGCTATCCTTGAGCAGATGGGGTATTTATTAACAGACCAGCCAGATGATGCGAATATGATTCTAATCAATACCTGCTCCGTTCGTGAGAATCCTGAAAATAAGGTTTATAGTTTATTGGGAGCACTTCGGCCTATCAAGGAAAGAAATCCAAAAACAATTATTGGAGTATGTGGTTGTGTAGCACAGCAAGAAGGTGAACATATTCTAAAACGAGAGTCTGTGGTCGATATTGTTATTGGTCCAGACCATTACTTCGAGTTGCCTGAGTTGATTTCGCGAGTTCGAGAAGGCGAACGTATTTGTTGTACGTATAGAGAATATCCAAAGCCACCTATATTTGACTTTATTCCTTCAGAATGGCTTGAAAAAGGGCACAGGGAAGGAGTAAAGGCATATATCGTTATAAGTAAAGGGTGTAATAATGCATGTAGTTTTTGCATTGTACCTCGTACTCGTGGACGCGAAGTATACAGAACACCAGAAAGTATACTGAAGGAGGTTCGGTCTGCAGTATCGGAAGGTATCCGTGAGATCTGGTTATTAGGGCAAAATGTAAATACGTATAAGTACACATCCAATTACCGTTTTATTGAACTCCTTAATGATGTTGCAAAGGAACATGACCTTTGGCGTATTCGCTTTACCTCACCACATCCTTATGATTGGAGTAAAGAACTTACCGACCTCATTGCAGAACGACCAAATATAGCAAGACATATTCATTTGCCACTACAATCTGGCTCAAATCGCATCCTAAAACTTATGCGGAGAAGACATACCATAGACGATTACTTAGAGCAGGTTGATTATATAAAGAAAAAGGTGCCAGGAATAGAGATAAGTACAGACCTGATTGTCGGTTTCCCTACAGAAACGGAAATAGAATTTGAAGAGACGATGGAGGTAGTTAGACGGGTTCAATTTAGCCAGATTTATCCCTTTAAATATTCACCCAGACCTAAAACATATGCCGAAAAGTTAGGTGATACTGTCCCCAGAGAAGAAAAAGAAGAGCGACTTGCACGTCTTATTGCTCTACAAGAGGAGATTAATCAGTTATCTATGTCTAAACTTATTGGCACCCAACAGGAGGTGCTTATTGAAGATAGGCATCCGAGGAATCCAAGTTTCTGGAATGGAAGAACAAATTCATATCGCTCCATTACAGTTTGCGGAGAGAACATGGAACTCGGTGATTTAGTTTCTGCACGGGTTGTGGGATATCATGGGCATTGGTTAGAAGCTGAATACCTCGATACTTTAAAAAAATCATCGCTGATAAATATAAAAAGATAAGGAGGAGCTAACTTATGAAAGTTTCAGTTATTCATTCCCAAACAACGATTGAATTCGACTGGAACACCGCTTTACTTATTCCTATTTTTGAAACGAAATTGCCAATTCAATGCGAAATATTAAAAGAAGAGCAGGAAATATTTATTCAATCGATTATTGACCGTGATTTATTCAGTGGCAAAGAAAATGACATCTTATATGTTCCCTTTGCAAGCCCGAATTTGGCAGGAGTAATTCTTTTGGGTTTAGGAAAAAAAGAAGAGTTCCATGAAGAGAAGATGCGAAGAATTGCCGGTAGCGTTATCAATTACACACGAAATAACAAAATATCCAGCATTGTTTGTGATTGGAATTATATTTCAACGGAGTATATTCCACCTTTTATTGAGGGGATTATTTTATCGCAATACATATTTGACCAGTATAAAACGAAGAACGCGAATGAGGACAAAAAGACAAATCCCATTACAAATGTCACATTCATCGTGTCTTCAGAGGAGAATATTCAAACATTAAATAATCAATGCGAACAAACCGTGCTTATATGTAATACCGTAAACATGGTGCGTTCATTAATTTCTTCTCCTGCTAATGAATTGACACCCCAATCATTCACAACATTTGCTCAAAATATGTTTCAAAACTTACCTTTGAAGTTTCAGGTACTTGATAAAAGTGAATTAGAGCGAGAAGGACTAAATGGTATTCTTGCGGTAGGGAAAGGCTCTAAAAATGAGCCTATGATGATGATTCTTGAATATCAGCCAAGTTCTTCTAATACAGAGAAGCAGGTTGTAATTGTTGGCAAAGGTGTCACATTTGATACAGGTGGTATTTGCTTAAAACCACACGAAGGGATGCAAGAGATGCGGTATGATATGTCAGGAGCCGCAGTCGTTTTAGGAACCATGTATATCCTTGCTGAATTAAAACTAAATATTCCTGTGATAGGTTTGATACCTCTGGTTGAAAATATCCCCAGTGGGTCAGCATTACTGCCTGGAGATATCATCAAAATGTACGGTGGCAAAACAGTAGAAGTGTTAAACACAGACGCTGAAGGTAGGTTGATTATTGCAGATGCTATGGCGTATGCACAAAAAAATTATGCTCCAAAAAAAATAATTGATATTGCTACATTAACGGGTGGGTGTATTATTGCATTAGGTCATTTCTGTGCTGGTGTTTTAGGTAATGATAAAGAACTGATAAAAGAGCTTTTACACGCAGGCAATAAGACGGGGGAACGACTTTGGGAGTTTCCACTGTGGACAGATTATGAAAAATTAATACAATCCGATTTTGCCGATGTGGCAAATATTGGACCCAAAGGTGAGGCATCTACTATTGTTGGCG encodes:
- the miaB gene encoding tRNA (N6-isopentenyl adenosine(37)-C2)-methylthiotransferase MiaB — its product is MNKQKVFIKTFGCQMNEHDSARIVAILEQMGYLLTDQPDDANMILINTCSVRENPENKVYSLLGALRPIKERNPKTIIGVCGCVAQQEGEHILKRESVVDIVIGPDHYFELPELISRVREGERICCTYREYPKPPIFDFIPSEWLEKGHREGVKAYIVISKGCNNACSFCIVPRTRGREVYRTPESILKEVRSAVSEGIREIWLLGQNVNTYKYTSNYRFIELLNDVAKEHDLWRIRFTSPHPYDWSKELTDLIAERPNIARHIHLPLQSGSNRILKLMRRRHTIDDYLEQVDYIKKKVPGIEISTDLIVGFPTETEIEFEETMEVVRRVQFSQIYPFKYSPRPKTYAEKLGDTVPREEKEERLARLIALQEEINQLSMSKLIGTQQEVLIEDRHPRNPSFWNGRTNSYRSITVCGENMELGDLVSARVVGYHGHWLEAEYLDTLKKSSLINIKR
- a CDS encoding leucyl aminopeptidase, which encodes MKVSVIHSQTTIEFDWNTALLIPIFETKLPIQCEILKEEQEIFIQSIIDRDLFSGKENDILYVPFASPNLAGVILLGLGKKEEFHEEKMRRIAGSVINYTRNNKISSIVCDWNYISTEYIPPFIEGIILSQYIFDQYKTKNANEDKKTNPITNVTFIVSSEENIQTLNNQCEQTVLICNTVNMVRSLISSPANELTPQSFTTFAQNMFQNLPLKFQVLDKSELEREGLNGILAVGKGSKNEPMMMILEYQPSSSNTEKQVVIVGKGVTFDTGGICLKPHEGMQEMRYDMSGAAVVLGTMYILAELKLNIPVIGLIPLVENIPSGSALLPGDIIKMYGGKTVEVLNTDAEGRLIIADAMAYAQKNYAPKKIIDIATLTGGCIIALGHFCAGVLGNDKELIKELLHAGNKTGERLWEFPLWTDYEKLIQSDFADVANIGPKGEASTIVGGIFLKQFVENNILWAHIDIAGTAWGVKHIAYWDSKYPTGFGVRLLIQWLSQQ